Proteins from a single region of Procambarus clarkii isolate CNS0578487 chromosome 62, FALCON_Pclarkii_2.0, whole genome shotgun sequence:
- the cic gene encoding protein capicua homolog isoform X3, protein MTGTMNRRGGNRAKRTAESKASGSSGRGARATARREGDSAVHQPPSGHTASGNNISHGKKGEEDYGSVRAHKDAVSGGKGDDPGGSAEGIPTAGANDEAIVVSSQSSTGSSMPAATVSRPRVGVANSSRGSAPAAGTGSLTSLTPVREEKQPVHDVCKLPKKRKFDPSELEDMNEGLQPATAMVTASTTVSSALVVSTSGQLRGPSVSTSVTSPMVSVAPMAVPDAIIRPIVVAEVDVNFSEIKPQDLRVNTSGGGRVNENGSGIQSSNGKEGNGQDKIAPSEPPVESQPVNMKNTSHTVVSHAIATHSVVTSQVLTVQRNSLSQPNTQLKLAPATQASSIPHTATVSTHIGLIPQHQTTLVTIPQYQGSLNSSQQVQLHHHQQQQHQQRQKIQQQQQQQQQQHHQQRQQHIQHQQPHQQPHQQPHQQLHQQPHQQSHQQPHQQPHQQPHQQPHQQPHQQSHQQPHQQPHQQPHQQPHQQPHQQPHQQPHQQPHQQPHQQPHQQPHQQPHQQPHQQPHQQPHQQLHHHQQHLQQSHQTHHQIHQQSHHQQHQQQQQQQQQQQQQQQQQQQQQQQQQQQQQQQQQQQQQQQQQQQQQQQQQQQQQQQQLQLQQQQQQMLQQHAVHIQQPHQQQHLTQPSQQSQLQHQVGSVGHHSVHIPHMVPPQAHSQPAISQSATSCLSQSPSSKVEFPQPKQYAGFKSVVDAAAQATLSSHHVSGETREGGEVPRTPEMWSSQQGVARAPVDLSEWKGHRVLAKRGLVYYPAVIVSVKNACDLIVRIDADANSDLLYSNVFTTGKFDVISDAVPSAKQLVEGARVVVRLDKEQLMFAEGVVYERQGSPTSQYLVRISGETNNQGSGVANDHWLLRPHLRLLQPPWWEDLEPHVQSSLLAVSHHYNSQKPSGYPPPGFQETSGSHLVPTAPSYSMVATTYGTITPPNHVTPPGSVPMTPLSGQSGSAGLSSGSEELRRRPIDDYDSDDDLRREDITFPADGGHYSGNHRSMSLTPGALGSKYTGDPKRSSMHSRGSTSSLIEQGSIGTTTPRSTPVTPRSGTATPLKYKKGEVVTTPNGIRKKFNGKQWRRLCGKEGCSKESQRQGYCSRHLSMYGKRLRSSSITFSAGKDTPSVEGNWEEMSCDSDTSPNFPLTAPRSQDETEAANMLMTLHNSSRSTTPAGCFSPTSISPRGIQSPVTVGPKGNVFMPISQPAPITSPTGRAWMSHDNSNRHPVPSLPQRPIIRPELLRPVTKLPSTVSQVTGSTSVIRASPSHTVPMGQSPGSSASLSINNPQVTLSPAGPSVHLHQAPESVIQDRREHLTLNPRVTTINSQLINVSQQGHLSRSLGGPGVTITSGASQPTIAILEKVLTSSVPNTAKDDPNSQPEDLSSRFRPIDQSGFCSDRSDLTDGKSDFDIKQRVSVSCGEQEGLLLRANNASVRDSGLHISEQSSHNLDTAKQEAPDNKENIINQVKTEVTSLSTTFVTGTSAGAVIITTQPRCHIAVSDSDQVVVRPTVSREDAGEEVNWDEQHHDQPTYHWSQLVPLITTPNRNVSSQQQPKNETDIKPTTNGDVLPNGRGHMGSTSDIGGVNKCEGGQNRRESCSQDVDFDLSADDDDVFVTDLESASSTNNKRRTQSLGSFSGKEEPKSPRKGKGEKEHIRRPMNAFMIFSKRHRPLVHQRYPNQDNRTVSKILGEWWYALGPEEKQKYHSLASEIKEHHYRAHPDWKWCSKDRRKSSTSSNKGDGQPYTPGGPGMDGLPLTPGGPNSGPLLTPGGPSSSGPPLTPGVISNTLDTPGTPVSIGPNTRMIQVSAAGTHVTISHPSITNNNLVNKQFLVPSNGTQTGPRRDTVGSEVSDDDSKMIICEEGTPEGQRDMTQNKIDTTNEIDLACKEHVGDSDSETQSDTEVNERLRRPYSPTSGGDIKYKPKPIKGRPSLSTEEVVTLYGPTGSAQLGADQLHVAGKPSPIHLPSTPTLQMPITSTLQSTGSAFRSMPPSPKVRNVSENNMMQQEGDKLTVSACNHGANIKIISNVSSPAGQKTVMKTNQIKSFHNLTVTTQERKPVLVDTPISLRTNKNDNNKCSLGGIGSTSVTLPAGTQVIPNSSHQTFHTGIITSTSGTTTTSVGTLPKAAILMSPGHYTLLNTGVKGGTLMAPSGTSPMHVTNVVVKTTPATSVGSQPGINKAVSTGSGQPTHVQYLVPSVTPDGKLILPSNLLVSTDPSAKQLTVTPVSSATSMRMVPSTVVTSTDPGGVIKPITMAGVTKTTVASQTQGMVLISSSRQGITSVGPQIGVSQAVSLAQSPYQSLSAGRGCGGAAAVVTNSPAAGSLAAITLPLHQLSPSQQLHQQQQHHQQQQQHQQQQQHQQQQQHQQQQHQQQQQHQQQQQHQHHHHQQHQQQQQQHQQAQQQQKVKAQVANIPLATGGASIGVGGVEEEELEDKPKFILAPTPAQLGKAPRQKRLNSTGQISAIGDTPPQLSPDVKMAPPQHGGGETKVSPAGCDPSDGDSSALAAAGANHHITSVPPSPNEKKSFFKKNIEDGMDKVLEEVNFEQKFGALPEFNPDEVQSPSINANTVPSVPSSPRTFISSYRKKRKHSTGDESEAETPMSVTPHLTPSLTPSSTLQGSKFFPPDFNPETFKVGEPRSDKSEVDSPAGARSPRTPKTPRDADKSHSSLRHILDQRRTLVMQLFSEYGWFPSAQAVAAFQLRYSDIFPTKNCLILKIREVRQKVHQNTPNTPGVPSSPNPAAAASHASNNQSQQLTHNNHHSARSSLTAGVPTSSQASTTLPVTT, encoded by the exons ATGACCGGCACCATGAATAGGCGCGGGGGCAACCGAGCCAAACGCACTGCAGAATCCAAAGCTTCAGGCAGTTCTGGCCGTGGTGCAAGAGCCACCGCCCGCAGGGAGGGAGATTCGGCTGTACATCAGCCACCCTCGGGACACACAGCCTCGGGCAATAACATATCCCATGGCAAAAAGGGAGAGGAAGATTATGGGTCAGTGAGGGCTCATAAGGATGCTGTGTCAGGAGGCAAAGGTGACGACCCTGGTGGCTCTGCTGAGGGAATACCCACAGCAGGTGCTAACGATGAAGCGATTGTGGTGAGCAGTCAGAGCAGCACTGGCTCCAGCATGCCTGCTGCTACGGTGAGCCGACCCCGAGTTGGAGTTGCAAACTCCAGCAGGGGCTCTGCCCCAGCAGCAGGTACTGGAAGTCTGACATCCTTAACTCCAGTGAGAGAAGAAAAGCAGCCTGTACATGATGTATGCAAGTTACCCAAAAAGCGTAAGTTTGATCCATCTGAATTGGAGGATATGAATGAAGGACTGCAACCAGCGACTGCAATGGTGACAGCTAGTACAACTGTTAGTTCTGCTCTGGTAGTCTCAACATCTGGCCAGCTGCGAGGCCCCTCCGTTAGCACATCGGTAACAAGTCCTATGGTGTCTGTGGCACCTATGGCTGTTCCAGATGCTATTATCAGACCAATAGTTGTTGCAGAGGTTGACGTAAATTTTTCCGAAATCAAGCCTCAAGACCTTCGGGTGAACACATCCGGTGGTGGTCGAGTTAATGAAAACGGAAGTGGTATCCAAAGTAGCAATGGTAAGGAAGGTAACGGCCAAGATAAAATTGCGCCTAGTGAGCCTCCAGTTGAGTCACAGCCAGTCAACATGAAGAACACCAGTCATACGGTAGTGTCACATGCTATCGCAACACACAGCGTAGTCACCTCTCAGGTGTTAACCGTTCAGCGGAACTCTCTTTCTCAACCTAACACGCAACTTAAGCTTGCACCAGCCACGCAAGCCTCATCCATTCCTCACACTGCCACTGTCTCTACACACATTGGTCTAATTCCTCAGCATCAGACAACACTTGTAACAATTCCTCAATATCAAGGATCCCTCAACTCATCCCAACAGGTGCAGCTTCatcatcatcagcagcagcaacaccagcagagaCAAAAGattcagcagcaacaacaacagcagcaacagcagcaccaccaacaaaggcaacaacatatacagcaccaacaaccacaccagcaaCCTCACCAACAACCTCACCAACAACTTCACCAACAACCTCACCAGCAATCACATCAACAACCTCATCAGCAACCTCATCAGCAACCTCATCAGCAACCTCATCAGCAACCTCACCAACAATCACATCAACAACCTCACCAACAACCTCACCAGCAACCTCACCAGCAACCTCACCAGCAACCTCACCAGCAACCACACCAGCAACCACACCAGCAACCACACCAGCAACCACACCAGCAACCACACCAGCAACCTCACCAGCAACCTCACCAGCAACCACATCAACAACCTCACCAACAACCTCACCAGCAACTACATCATCATCAACAGCATCTTCAGCAGTCACATCAAACTCATCATCAAATTCATCAGCAGTCACATCATCAACAgcatcagcaacaacagcagcagcagcaacagcagcaacagcagcaacagcagcaacagcagcagcagcagcagcagcaacagcaacagcagcagcagcaacaacagcagcagcagcaacagcagcagcagcagcagcaacagcagcagcagcaacaacaacaacagcaacaattgcagcttcagcagcaacagcagcagatgCTGCAACAACACGCAGTCCATATACAGCAGCCTCACCAACAACAGCATCTTACTCAACCCTCACAACAGTCACAACTACAACATCAAGTGGGGAGTGTTGGGCACCATTCAGTACACATCCCTCATATGGTACCGCCTCAAGCCCATTCCCAACCTGCTATCTCTCAAAGTGccaccagctgtctctctcagtcACCAAGTTCAAAAGTAGAGTTTCCTCAGCCAAAGCAGTACGCAGGCTTCAAGAGTGTTGTTGATGCTGCTGCGCAGGCTACTCTTTCATCTCATCATGTGTCTGGTGAAACGCGCGAAGGAGGGGAAGTGCCTCGAACCCCAGAAATGTGGTCGTCTCAGCAGGGTGTTGCTAGAGCACCCGTTGACCTCAGCGAGTGGAAGGGTCATAGAGTTTTAGCCAAGCGTGGCTTAGTTTACTATCCAGCAGTGATTGTAAGTGTAAAAAATGCTTGTGATCTTATAGTGAGGATTGATGCCGATGCAAATAGTGATCTCTTGTACAGTAATGTTTTTACGACTGGTAAATTTGATGTGATAAGTGATGCTGTTCCATCTGCCAAACAGCTAGTGGAAGGGGCACGTGTTGTAGTGCGGTTAGATAAGGAACAACTGATGTTTGCGGAAGGGGTAGTGTATGAAAGACAGGGCTCACCAACTTCGCAATATTTGGTGCGCATTAGTGGCGAGACAAACAATCAGGGGTCTGGTGTGGCAAATGACCACTGGCTTCTTCGGCCTCATTTACGGTTACTTCAACCACCATGGTGGGAGGATTTGGAGCCACACGTACAATCATCATTGCTAGCCGTTTCTCACCACTATAATTCTCAAAAACCAAGTGGCTACCCACCTCCGGGCTTCCAGGAAACATCTGGCTCTCACTTagtgcccactgccccctcctattCGATGGTAGCAACCACTTACGGCACCATCACACCACCGAACCATGTAACACCCCCTGGCAGTGTACCCATGACACCTCTTAGTGGACAGTCAGGATCAGCTGGCCTCAGTTCTGGTTCAGAAGAGCTGCGCAGACGACCAATAGATGATTACGATAGTGATGATGACCTTAGAAGAGAGGACATCACATTTCCTGCAGATGGGG GTCATTATAGTGGTAATCACCGCTCCATGTCCCTGACTCCAGGTGCACTGGGCAGTAAATATACGGGAGACCCAAAGCGCTCATCCATGCACAGCAGAGGATCCACCTCAAGCTTAATAGAACAGGGAAGCATAGGCACTACCACTCCTCGATCAACGCCTGTCACTCCCAG ATCTGGAACTGCCACTCCACTTAAGTACAAGAAAGGTGAGGTTGTGACTACTCCTAATGGGATTAGAAAAAAATTCAATGGGAAGCAATGGCGTCGGTTATGTGGTAAGGAAGGGTGCAGCAAAGAGAGCCAGCGTCAGGGATATTGCTCACGACACCTTTCCATGTATGGAAAAAGACTACGCAGCTCGTCGATTACTTTTAGTGCTGG GAAAGATACTCCAAGTGTAGAGGGTAACTGGGAAGAGATGTCGTGTGACTCGGATACTTCTCCCAACTTCCCCCTAACAGCCCCGCGGTCTCAAGACGAAACAGAAGCTGCAAATATGCTTA TGACTCTGCACAACTCGTCAAGATCGACAACTCCTGCTGGCTGCTTCTCTCCGACATCTATTTCACCAAGAGGCATCCAGAGTCCAGTGACAGTGGGGCCTAAGGGAAACGTGTTCATGCCTATATCTCAACCTGCTCCCATCACCTCTCCTACTGGGCGAGCATGGATGTCACACGATAATAGTAACCGACATCCTGTGCCGTCACTTCCACAAAGACCTATTATAAG ACCCGAGTTACTTCGTCCAGTGACTAAGCTGCCATCAACAGTTAGCCAGGTGACGGGCAGCACGAGTGTGATCCGCGCCTCCCCAAGCCATACTGTGCCTATGGGTCAGTCTCCAGGGTCATCAGCAAGTTTAAGCATAAACAACCCACAAGTGACCCTCTCTCCAGCAGGGCCTAGTGTACATCTTCACCAAGCCCCAGAGTCAGTAATACAGGATAGAAGAGAGCATTTGACTCTGAATCCCCGTGTAACTACTATCAACAGCCAATTGATAAATGTGTCACAACAAGGTCATCTCTCTAGAAGCCTGGGTGGCCCTGGGGTTACAATTACCTCAGGTGCCAGTCAACCAACTATTGCAATTCTGGAAAAAGTTCTTACCTCATCAGTACCTAACACTGCCAAAGATGATCCCAATTCACAGCCTGAAGATCTTTCTAGTAGATTTCGCCCCATAGATCAGTCGGGGTTTTGTAGTGATCGATCTGATTTGACTGATGGAAAATCGGATTTTGATATTAAACAGAGAGTTTCAGTCAGTTGTGGAGAGCAAGAGGGCCTACTTTTGCGTGCCAATAATGCTTCCGTAAGAGATAGCGGATTACACATATCTGAACAGTCGTCGCATAATCTTGATACCGCAAAACAAGAAGCTCCAGATAATAAAGAGAATATAATAAATCAAGTGAAAACAGAAGTGACATCACTATCCACAACATTTGTGACTGGAACTTCTGCTGGTGCTGTTATTATAACTACACAACCAAGGTGTCATATTGCAGTATCCGATTCTGATCAAGTTGTGGTTCGTCCAACAGTATCTAGGGAGGATGCGGGTGAGGAAGTCAACTGGGATGAACAGCATCATGACCAGCCAACTTATCACTGGAGTCAACTGGTTCCTCTTATTACAACGCCAAATAGAAACGTGTCGAGTCAACAGCAGCCAAAAAACGAGACGGACATTAAGCCAACAACAAATGGTGATGTGTTGCCAAATGGTAGAGGACATATGGGAAGCACAAGTGATATTGGTGGAGTTAACAAGTGCGAAGGGGGCCAAAATCGTCGAGAATCTTGTAGTCAAGATGTAGATTTTGACTTGTCGGCTGATGATGACGATGTGTTTGTTACTGACCTTGAGAGTGCTTCAAGTACAAACAATAAGAGAAGAACTCAGTCTCTGGGATCCTTCTCGGGCAAGGAGGAACCAAAGAGCCCCAGAaag GGAAAAGGAGAAAAGGAGCACATAAGACGACCAATGAACGCCTTCATGATCTTTAGCAAACGACATCGACCGTTAGTGCACCAGCGATATCCCAATCAAGACAATAGAACAGTTTCCAAAATCTTGGGTGAATGGTGGTATGCTCTGGGTCCTGAAGAAAAGCAAAAATATCATAGCCTCGCCTCTGAG ATAAAAGAGCATCACTATAGGGCTCATCCAGACTGGAAGTGGTGTAGTAAGGATCGTCGCAAGTCATCCACAAGTTCTAACAAAGGTGATGGTCAACCATACACTCCAGGGGGACCAGGCATGGATGGTCTTCCTTTGACACCTGGTGGACCCAACAGTGGACCATTGCTGACTCCTGGAGGACCAAGTAGTTCTGGACCTCCGTTAACCCCAGGTGTTATCAGTAACACACTCGACACTCCCGGCACACCGGTATCTATTGGCCCAAATACCAGGATGATCCAAGTATCAGCAGCTGGAACTCATGTGACTATATCACATCCTAGCATTACAAATAATAATTTG GTAAACAAACAGTTCCTGGTGCCTAGTAATGGAACACAAACTGGACCAAGAAGGGACACAGTAGGCTCCGAGGTGTCCGATGATGACTCTAAAATGATCATTTGTGAAGAGGGAACACCAGAGGGACAGAGGGATATGACTCAAAACAAGATAG ACACGACCAATGAGATAGATCTAGCATGCAAAGAGCATGTTGGAGATTCCGATTCCGAAACGCAGAGTGACACAGAAGTCAATGAACGCCTACGAAGACCTTATTCTCCCACAAGTGGGGGAGACATAAAGTACAAGCCCAAACCCATCAAGGGAAG ACCATCATTGTCAACAGAGGAGGTAGTAACACTCTACGGCCCAACAGGCTCGGCCCAGCTTGGGGCTGACCAGTTACATGTAGCTGGAAAACCGTCTCCTATTCATCTGCCTTCCACACCAACACTCCAGATGCCCATCACATCCACACTACAGTCCACAGGCAGTGCATTTAG ATCGATGCCTCCTTCTCCCAAGGTTCGGAATGTtagtgaaaataacatgatgcaaCAAGAGGGAGACAAGTTGACAGTGTCTGCTTGCAACCACGGAGCAAATATCAAAATCATCAGTAATGTCTCCTCCCCAGCTGGCCAAAAAACAGTCATGAAGACAAACCAAATAAAGTCTTTCCACAACCTCACTGTAACCACGCAAGAAAGAAAGCCTGTTTTAGTGGACACGCCTATCAGCCTGCGCACAAACAAAAATGACAACAATAAGTGTAGTTTGGGTGGCATTGGCAGCACGTCTGTCACTCTTCCAGCTGGAACGCAAGTGATACCTAATAGCAGCCATCAGACCTTCCATACCGGAATCATCACATCAACTTCTGGCACTACCACAACATCTGTGGGAACACTTCCAAAGGCTGCTATTCTTATGTCCCCTGGACATTATACTTTATTGAACACGGGAGTTAAAGGTGGTACTCTAATGGCCCCCAGTGGCACCTCCCCCATGCATGTTACGAATGTGGTAGTCAAAACCACTCCAGCCACTTCTGTAGGCTCTCAACCAGGAATAAACAAAGCGGTCTCGACAGGATCGGGTCAGCCGACTCACGTGCAGTACCTTGTACCATCTGTTACACCAGATGGTAAACTGATACTGCCGAGCAACTTGCTGGTGTCGACAGACCCATctgctaaacagctcactgtaACTCCTGTTTCATCAGCAACTAGTATGAGAATGGTTCCGTCCACTGTTGTGACATCGACTGATCCAGGGGGTGTAATCAAGCCAATCACAATGGCAGGTGTTACCAAGACAACAGTCGCTTCACAGACTCAAGGGATGGTGTTGATCTCAAGCTCCCGACAAGGAATTACATCTGTTGGGCCTCAGATAGGTGTTAGCCAAGCAGTCTCCCTTGCTCAATCACCGTACCAAAGCCTTTCTGCTG GTAGAGGGtgtggaggagcagcagcagtagtgacaAACTCACCTGCTGCTGGCTCCTTGGCTGCCATAACACTTCCACTACACCAGCTGTCACCATCACAGCAGttacaccaacagcagcagcatcaccagcagcagcaacaacatcagcagcagcagcaacatcagcagcagcagcaacatcagcagcagcagcatcaacagcagcagcagcatcagcaacagcagcagcatcaacatcatcaccaccagcagcatcagcagcagcagcagcaacaccaacaagcACAGCAGCAACAGAAAGTTAAAGCACAGGTAGCCAATATTCCTCTTGCTACTGGAGGTGCAAGCATTGGTGTAGGGGGTGTTGAGGAGGAAGAATTGGAGGACAAGCCCAAGTTTATCCTTGCCCCAACGCCAGCACAGCTTGGCAAGGCTCCACGTCAGAAGAGACTTAACTCTACAG GGCAAATATCGGCAATAGGAGACACCCCACCACAGTTATCTCCAGATGTGAAGATGGCTCCCCCACAGCACGGAGGCGGAGAAACTAAAGTATCCCCCGCAGGCTGCGACCCTTCTGATGGAGACTCCTCAGCGCTTGCAGCTGCAGGAGCTAATCATCACATCACCTCAGTCCCTCCTTCACCAAACGAAAAGAAAAGTTTTTTTAAGAAAAACATTGAAGATGGAATGGATAA GGTTTTAGAAGAAGTAAATTTTGAGCAAAAATTTGGGGCATTACCCGAATTCAATCCTGATGAAGTTCAATCTCCGAGCATCAATGCCAACACCGTCCCATCAGTACCGTCGTCCCCTCGCACATTTATCAGCTCCTACAGAAAGAAAAGAAAgcattcca CAGGTGATGAGTCGGAAGCGGAAACCCCAATGAGTGTTACGCCTCACCTCACGCCCTCACTCACACCATCATCCACATTGCAGGGCTCCAAGTTCTTCCCACCAGATTTTAATCCAGAAACTTTTAAGG TTGGAGAACCACGATCAGATAAGTCAGAGGTGGACTCGCCAGCTGGTGCTCGATCCCCCCGAACGCCAAAGACCCCACGTGACGCAGACAAAAGTCATTCCTCCCTTCGCCACATCCTGGACCAACGCCGCACTCTTGTCATGCAACTTTTCTCAGAATATGGCTGGTTTCCATCTG